A genome region from Setaria italica strain Yugu1 chromosome III, Setaria_italica_v2.0, whole genome shotgun sequence includes the following:
- the LOC111256756 gene encoding L10-interacting MYB domain-containing protein-like, whose translation MVPTLASSSTSSCSPPPVCPYNFRHKRTKTPAKMNNRASWDEGTTKTLLDLCIAQKNQFNWSNRCLTKLGWKNVYSSFRAQTGLHLGSKQLQNKLNNLRRTFLSWMALQKQSGLGRDTQTGGVSADATYWEEDEQVRPMIGP comes from the exons ATggtgcccacactggcatcgtCATCGACTTCGTCGTGCTCTCCCCCACCGGTGTGCCCGTACAATTTCCGCCACAAACGCACCAAGACACCTGCTAAG ATGAATAACCGTGCCAGCTGGGATGAGGGCACGACGAAAACTTTGCTGGACTTGTGCATTGCTCAGAAGAACCAGTTCAATTGGAGCAACAGATGCctcactaagttgggatggaAGAACGTGTACTCAAGCTTCAGGGCACAAACTGGGTTGCatttgggcagcaagcagctgcagaacaagctCAACAACCTGAGGAGAACATTCCTGAGTTGGATGGCCTTGCAAAAGCAATCTGGTTTAGGGCGCGACACACAAACTGGTGGTGTTTCTGCTGATGCCACCTATTGGGAGGAGGACGAACAGGTACGTCCTATGATAGGCCCCTAA